One Phycisphaerae bacterium RAS2 DNA window includes the following coding sequences:
- a CDS encoding DNA recombination-mediator protein A → MAEVNRTRRRQVALIGPSEPDAATLALAEQVGALIARLGLVLVTGGRDGIMEAASRGCAAAGGTVVAVVPGTSMDEANDYAHIVIPTGLGWARNVITGIAGDVIVCMGGAAGTLSEIAFAWMYGRPVLALSATGGWAGELAGRAIDHRRKDTIVDCPTLAELERKLRELVL, encoded by the coding sequence ATGGCGGAGGTGAATCGCACGCGCCGGCGGCAGGTGGCGCTGATCGGCCCAAGCGAGCCGGACGCGGCGACGCTGGCGCTGGCCGAGCAGGTCGGGGCGCTGATTGCACGGCTGGGCCTGGTGCTGGTGACGGGCGGTCGCGACGGCATCATGGAGGCGGCGTCGCGCGGGTGCGCGGCGGCGGGCGGCACGGTCGTGGCCGTCGTGCCGGGCACGAGCATGGACGAGGCGAACGATTACGCGCACATCGTGATCCCGACGGGGCTGGGCTGGGCGCGAAACGTCATCACCGGCATCGCGGGCGACGTGATCGTGTGCATGGGCGGAGCGGCCGGGACGTTGAGCGAGATCGCGTTTGCGTGGATGTACGGCCGGCCGGTGCTGGCGCTGTCGGCCACGGGCGGCTGGGCCGGTGAACTGGCGGGCCGGGCGATCGATCACCGGCGGAAAGATACGATTGTCGATTGCCCGACGCTGGCGGAGCTGGAGCGGAAGTTGAGGGAGCTTGTCCTGTAG
- a CDS encoding putative major pilin subunit: MKQRAFTLIELLVSISIIALLISILLPAMNKSRQISRSTACLANLHSLGQAVQMYADNNDGRLPAVGFAHGGSVDEANAWINTASQEIGSEKVCRCPADESPYWIKQLPGTTQLRRLSYATNYYTVGTLEGREEFNNATRITRPSTTIFWAELAETGDFAVADHVHPETWFANPLTLASREVQIKRHQTRANYGFVDGHAEPERFEETYAIDLLHSSFPNLSWIHNKYDPKVAW; the protein is encoded by the coding sequence ATGAAGCAACGTGCCTTCACGTTGATCGAGTTGCTGGTTTCGATCTCGATCATCGCGCTGTTGATCAGCATTCTCCTGCCCGCGATGAACAAGTCGCGGCAGATCAGTCGTTCGACCGCCTGTCTGGCCAACCTGCACAGCCTCGGGCAGGCCGTGCAGATGTACGCCGACAACAACGACGGGCGGTTGCCGGCCGTCGGGTTTGCCCACGGCGGCAGCGTCGACGAGGCCAATGCGTGGATCAACACGGCGTCGCAGGAGATCGGCTCGGAGAAGGTCTGCCGCTGCCCGGCGGATGAAAGCCCGTACTGGATCAAGCAGTTGCCCGGCACGACCCAGTTGCGGCGATTGAGTTACGCGACCAATTACTACACCGTCGGAACGCTGGAGGGGCGCGAGGAGTTCAACAACGCCACGCGCATCACCCGGCCGTCGACCACGATCTTCTGGGCCGAACTGGCGGAGACGGGCGATTTCGCCGTCGCCGATCACGTTCACCCCGAGACGTGGTTCGCCAATCCGCTGACGCTGGCGTCGCGCGAGGTGCAGATCAAACGGCACCAGACGCGCGCCAACTACGGGTTCGTGGACGGCCATGCCGAGCCGGAGCGGTTCGAGGAGACGTACGCCATCGACCTGCTCCATAGCTCATTTCCAAACCTCTCGTGGATTCATAACAAGTACGACCCGAAAGTCGCCTGGTAG
- a CDS encoding Gamma-D-glutamyl-L-diamino acid endopeptidase 1, translating into MSAGCLKPTEPSPAQPREGIWQSTVLGHSIENRPIELLTAGSGPDVVLIMATIHGNEWAGTPIVNRLAEYIAGNPAMLEGRRVLLLPVANPDGYAKKIRHNVRGVDLNRNFPADNYQTSDRHGDSALSEPESRALHELLLKHRPARIVSIHQPLVCIDYDGPAEGLARAMGRYSELPVKKLGGRPGSLGSFAGESLGIPIITLELPPNEERLSPDALWARHGRMLMAAVTFPKEPPMRYPCDGNRVLKPKELD; encoded by the coding sequence ATGTCGGCGGGGTGCCTCAAGCCGACCGAGCCGTCGCCGGCGCAGCCGCGCGAGGGAATCTGGCAAAGCACGGTACTCGGTCACTCAATCGAGAACCGCCCGATTGAACTGCTCACGGCGGGCAGCGGGCCGGATGTCGTGCTCATCATGGCGACGATTCACGGTAACGAATGGGCCGGCACGCCGATCGTCAATCGCCTCGCGGAATACATCGCCGGCAACCCCGCGATGCTTGAAGGTCGCCGCGTGTTGCTGTTGCCCGTGGCCAATCCCGATGGTTACGCGAAGAAGATTCGCCACAACGTTCGCGGCGTCGATCTGAATCGCAACTTCCCCGCGGACAACTACCAGACATCTGATCGGCACGGCGACTCGGCGCTGTCCGAGCCGGAGAGCCGCGCGCTGCACGAACTGCTGCTCAAGCATCGTCCGGCGCGGATCGTAAGCATTCATCAGCCGCTGGTGTGCATTGACTACGACGGTCCGGCCGAAGGGCTGGCCCGTGCGATGGGGCGGTACAGCGAACTGCCGGTGAAGAAGCTGGGCGGGCGGCCTGGGTCGCTGGGGTCGTTCGCCGGCGAGTCGCTGGGGATCCCCATCATCACGCTGGAGCTACCGCCGAACGAGGAGCGGCTATCCCCGGATGCTCTCTGGGCCCGCCACGGACGGATGCTCATGGCAGCGGTGACGTTTCCGAAGGAACCGCCAATGCGGTATCCCTGCGATGGAAACCGGGTACTCAAGCCCAAGGAATTGGATTGA
- the ispG gene encoding 4-hydroxy-3-methylbut-2-en-1-yl diphosphate synthase (flavodoxin) — MNARRRTRQVRVGPVLIGGDAPVSIQSMTSTYTWEIDKTVAQIQALARAGADIVRVAVPDPKDTEALKHILPQVPVPIVADVHFHFQRAIEAVEAGVHKIRLNPGNLQDRKQVDRVIRLCRERGVPIRVGVNEGGIVERRDKDKRAAEKALLETDYEGHLVGIMLEKLAEYLRIFDENDFHDVVISAKSIDPRIVIAAYREISKRYDYPLHLGVTHAGPKETGCIRSVAALGALLAEGIGDTVRISYASDPVYEVEDAKELLSCLGLRARVEPELIACPTCGRIEIDLITMVQDVRRRLAEIKTPVKVAVMGCVVNGPGEAEGADVAIFAGKGKGIIYVQGEQKRTVTEAEMLEALYEECVAFAARVERGEAKLSGGGVTIKPPDPLPRADGSLPLTVVAARRG, encoded by the coding sequence ATGAATGCAAGGCGGCGGACACGACAGGTGCGGGTGGGGCCGGTGCTCATCGGGGGCGACGCACCGGTGTCGATCCAGTCGATGACCAGCACCTACACGTGGGAGATCGACAAGACCGTCGCGCAGATTCAGGCGCTGGCGCGGGCGGGGGCCGACATCGTGCGCGTGGCCGTGCCCGACCCGAAGGACACCGAGGCGCTGAAGCACATCCTGCCGCAGGTGCCGGTGCCGATCGTGGCCGACGTGCATTTTCATTTTCAGCGTGCCATCGAGGCCGTCGAGGCAGGCGTCCACAAGATCCGCCTCAATCCGGGCAACCTTCAGGACCGCAAGCAGGTTGATCGCGTGATTCGGCTCTGCCGCGAGCGCGGCGTTCCAATACGCGTCGGCGTGAACGAGGGCGGCATCGTCGAACGGCGCGATAAGGACAAGCGCGCGGCCGAGAAGGCGCTGCTGGAGACCGACTACGAGGGCCACCTCGTCGGCATCATGCTGGAGAAGCTCGCGGAGTATCTGCGCATCTTCGACGAGAACGATTTTCACGACGTGGTTATCTCGGCGAAGTCGATCGACCCGCGGATCGTGATCGCGGCGTACCGCGAGATCAGCAAGCGATACGACTACCCGCTGCACCTGGGCGTGACGCACGCCGGGCCGAAGGAGACAGGCTGCATCCGCAGCGTGGCGGCGCTGGGGGCGCTGCTGGCCGAGGGAATCGGCGACACGGTGCGGATCAGTTACGCGAGCGACCCGGTGTATGAGGTGGAAGACGCGAAGGAGTTGTTGAGCTGCCTCGGCCTGCGGGCGCGGGTCGAGCCGGAACTGATCGCCTGCCCGACCTGCGGGCGGATCGAGATCGATCTCATCACGATGGTGCAGGACGTTCGCCGGCGGCTGGCTGAGATTAAGACTCCCGTCAAAGTCGCGGTGATGGGCTGCGTGGTGAACGGCCCCGGCGAGGCCGAAGGCGCCGACGTGGCGATCTTCGCCGGCAAGGGCAAGGGCATCATTTACGTGCAGGGCGAACAGAAGCGAACCGTCACCGAGGCCGAGATGCTCGAAGCGCTGTACGAGGAATGCGTGGCGTTCGCGGCGCGGGTTGAACGCGGCGAGGCAAAGCTCTCCGGCGGCGGCGTGACAATCAAACCGCCCGACCCCCTCCCGCGGGCCGATGGAAGCCTGCCGTTGACGGTTGTGGCTGCTCGGCGCGGATAA
- the glnA gene encoding Glutamine synthetase has protein sequence MSPARRRFDAIAAISTQRMPAATIHPEAEPVRDIYGKNVFNLSTMQSKLPKDAYRALIQTMREGATLDSNVADVVANAMKDWAIERGATHYCHWFLPLTGLTAEKHDTFLTPTAEGQAIVEFSGKNLIMGEPDASSFPSGGTRSTFEARGYTAWDATSPAFLMDSVNGKTLCIPTAFYSYDGTALDRKTPLLRSITALSKQAVKMLHLFGSKDVRSASCTAGPEQEYFLIDRRFYFLRPDLINAGRSLFGARPPKGQEMEDHYFGSIKERVLAFMMDAERTLYELGIPIKTRHNEVAPGQFEIAPVYETTNVAVDHNMLLMEVLKNAALKHGFKCLLHEKPFAGVNGSGKHNNWSIADDKGNNLLDPGHTPHENAQFLVFLTAVISAIHKHALLLRSSIATPGNDHRLGANEAPPAIISVYLGDKLTEVVNGIISGKTDGVRSAGHIQLGVSSLPPLPRDDSDRNRTSPFAFTGNKFEFRAVGSSQSIAFPNTVLNVIVADALDTLAREIEAETGRGTKFEAAVQKVVQENLKKHQPVLFNGDNYSSAWEVEAEKRGLPNVKSSVDALTVMVDPAVKDMFNRHAVLTPTEMEANYNIALEAYIKTINIESQLTSDMARTQILPAVMRYQTDVSNCLTATKQAGGDATAPEKTLRNVATLLAKLHSAVDTLDRIRSEADHGGGDHFKHALYYRDQVKPAMNDVRAAADALELVVDDNYWPLPKYREMLFMY, from the coding sequence ATGAGCCCCGCACGCCGACGTTTTGACGCCATCGCCGCCATCTCCACCCAGCGCATGCCCGCCGCCACGATTCATCCCGAGGCCGAGCCGGTGCGCGATATTTACGGGAAAAACGTTTTCAACCTCTCCACGATGCAGTCCAAGCTGCCGAAGGATGCGTACCGCGCGCTCATCCAGACCATGCGCGAAGGCGCCACGCTCGACTCCAACGTTGCCGACGTCGTCGCCAACGCCATGAAAGACTGGGCCATCGAACGCGGAGCCACCCACTACTGCCACTGGTTCCTGCCGCTGACCGGTCTCACGGCCGAGAAGCACGACACCTTCCTGACACCCACCGCCGAGGGCCAGGCCATCGTCGAGTTCTCCGGCAAGAATCTCATCATGGGCGAACCAGACGCCAGTAGCTTTCCATCGGGCGGCACGCGCAGCACCTTCGAAGCCCGCGGCTACACGGCGTGGGACGCGACCAGCCCCGCGTTCCTCATGGACAGCGTCAACGGCAAGACGCTTTGCATCCCGACCGCGTTCTACAGCTACGACGGAACGGCGCTGGACCGCAAGACGCCGCTGCTCCGTTCCATCACCGCTCTCTCGAAGCAGGCCGTCAAAATGCTTCACCTGTTTGGGAGCAAGGACGTCAGGTCCGCCTCCTGCACCGCCGGCCCCGAGCAGGAGTATTTTCTCATCGACCGGCGCTTTTACTTCCTCCGTCCCGACCTCATCAACGCCGGCCGCTCGCTTTTCGGCGCGCGACCGCCCAAGGGCCAGGAGATGGAGGATCACTACTTCGGCTCGATCAAGGAGCGCGTGCTGGCCTTCATGATGGACGCCGAGCGCACGCTGTACGAGCTGGGCATCCCGATCAAGACGCGGCACAACGAAGTCGCGCCCGGTCAGTTTGAAATCGCCCCGGTCTATGAAACCACCAACGTCGCCGTCGACCACAACATGCTGCTCATGGAGGTGCTCAAGAACGCCGCGCTGAAGCATGGCTTCAAGTGCCTGCTCCACGAGAAGCCCTTCGCCGGTGTCAACGGCTCCGGCAAGCACAACAATTGGTCCATCGCCGACGACAAGGGCAACAACCTGCTCGACCCCGGCCACACGCCGCACGAGAACGCGCAGTTTCTCGTCTTCCTCACCGCCGTCATCAGCGCGATTCACAAGCACGCGCTGCTGTTGCGATCTTCCATCGCCACGCCGGGCAACGACCATCGACTCGGCGCCAACGAAGCCCCGCCCGCGATCATCAGCGTCTACCTCGGCGACAAGCTGACTGAAGTCGTCAACGGCATCATCAGCGGCAAGACCGACGGCGTCCGATCGGCCGGTCACATTCAACTCGGCGTCTCCAGCCTTCCGCCGCTGCCGCGCGACGACTCGGACCGCAATCGCACGAGTCCGTTCGCGTTCACCGGGAACAAGTTCGAGTTCCGCGCGGTCGGCTCCAGCCAGTCCATCGCGTTTCCGAACACGGTGCTGAATGTCATCGTCGCCGACGCGCTGGACACGCTCGCCAGAGAGATCGAGGCGGAGACCGGTCGCGGCACGAAGTTCGAGGCAGCCGTTCAAAAGGTCGTGCAGGAGAATCTCAAGAAGCACCAGCCGGTGCTGTTCAACGGCGACAATTACAGCAGCGCGTGGGAGGTTGAGGCCGAGAAACGCGGCCTGCCCAACGTGAAATCAAGCGTGGACGCGCTGACGGTGATGGTCGATCCGGCCGTGAAGGACATGTTCAACCGCCACGCCGTGCTGACGCCGACGGAGATGGAGGCGAATTACAACATCGCCCTGGAGGCCTACATTAAGACGATCAACATCGAGTCACAGTTGACGAGCGACATGGCCCGGACGCAGATTCTGCCGGCGGTCATGCGATATCAGACGGATGTCTCGAACTGCCTCACGGCGACCAAGCAGGCCGGCGGCGACGCGACCGCGCCGGAAAAGACGCTTCGCAACGTGGCGACGCTTCTGGCCAAACTGCATAGCGCGGTCGACACGCTCGACCGCATCCGCAGCGAAGCCGATCACGGCGGGGGGGATCACTTCAAGCACGCCCTGTATTACCGCGACCAGGTCAAGCCCGCGATGAACGACGTGCGCGCGGCGGCCGACGCGCTGGAGCTGGTCGTGGACGACAACTACTGGCCGCTGCCGAAGTATCGCGAGATGCTGTTCATGTATTGA
- the rpe gene encoding Ribulose-phosphate 3-epimerase, translating into MPPGRTISGMSTNSNGGGVQLAGSILSGDLLDLGSAIRLCEQAGADLIQLDVCDGHFVPTISFGEAVVKRTCEATKLPVEVHLMVSRPDDWLSRMAGLGQFRMIFHLEASTRAMGVIQGIERGGWKPGVAINPETPASALEPVLPYIDNVCVMGIAPGFAGQAMLEYTFVKISDIRRLIEKTGSKATITVDGGVKANNAKRLVEAGADILVVSSGMFQHPRPPESLKDIRAAVRG; encoded by the coding sequence ATGCCACCGGGCCGTACCATTTCCGGCATGAGCACGAATTCAAACGGCGGCGGGGTGCAGTTGGCGGGGTCGATCCTGTCGGGCGACTTGCTCGACCTGGGCAGCGCGATTCGGCTGTGCGAGCAAGCCGGAGCGGACCTGATTCAGCTCGACGTTTGCGACGGGCATTTCGTGCCGACGATCAGCTTCGGCGAGGCCGTGGTGAAGCGGACGTGCGAGGCGACGAAGCTGCCGGTGGAGGTTCACCTGATGGTGAGCCGGCCGGACGACTGGTTGAGTCGCATGGCGGGGCTGGGCCAGTTTCGAATGATCTTTCACCTGGAGGCGAGCACGCGGGCGATGGGGGTGATTCAGGGGATCGAGCGCGGCGGGTGGAAGCCGGGCGTGGCGATCAATCCGGAGACGCCTGCGAGCGCGCTGGAGCCGGTGCTGCCGTATATTGACAATGTGTGCGTGATGGGGATCGCGCCGGGGTTCGCCGGGCAGGCGATGCTGGAATATACTTTTGTCAAGATTTCAGACATCCGGCGATTGATTGAGAAGACGGGGTCGAAGGCGACGATCACGGTCGATGGCGGCGTGAAGGCGAATAACGCGAAGCGGCTGGTCGAGGCGGGGGCGGATATCCTGGTGGTGTCGTCGGGGATGTTTCAGCATCCGCGGCCGCCGGAGAGCTTGAAGGATATCCGCGCGGCGGTGCGAGGGTGA
- a CDS encoding outer membrane channel protein, with protein sequence MTWRARYPRRHIACAGVIQRRFLRLALLAFFAGAGGCASWEGRLDRDFERQVDERLDRITQTRLKNRSSRAPLTIEQGMERQKERRGGTTSAPADAPQTLRLSVGAIREETLRNNLDLQVVVLEPRIARTKVSEERAKFDATISLGASYKKSDLPELDGPTVQLKEQKSALDRAIGAYELSQQSDGMLDKVFGKAAEKALLDYLGARDGNLTKVTEVSQRKEDAALGAGISVPLPTGGVASLRQAFDQNNKLSPVFSDQSLSGTKLTFSQPLLRNAGVDVNNASIRIARLGEKATIAQTKLAAIKILAASEKAYWRVYAARRQLEVRERLAELALQQLELVERRATEGLSAPIEIVRAEVGVAKQQENLIVAQTIDRLVQRDLKRIVNIENVEVNSDTRIIPETDPELVQYFLDANVLADEAVVNRMEMLELELELAADKVRIDFARNQVLPLITLDFEYGLAARGGSLGTAWENTWGYDTGTYGMGIRGEIPVTNEAREAQLRRAKLQRTKRLSTRAARELSIRQEVCDAVDVLNQNWQRILATRRTVIASDANYIAEQKQFEQGKRTMREVFEALGELGEAQLREIAAVVEYQVSLIDLAFATGTLLGYSDVDVGGIDYAQAAP encoded by the coding sequence ATGACTTGGCGCGCGAGGTATCCGCGGCGCCACATCGCGTGCGCCGGCGTGATTCAACGACGATTCCTCCGGCTCGCTCTCCTCGCGTTTTTCGCAGGAGCCGGCGGTTGTGCGTCGTGGGAGGGTCGTCTCGACCGTGACTTTGAGCGCCAGGTCGATGAGCGCCTTGATCGAATCACCCAGACTCGATTGAAGAATCGATCGAGCCGTGCGCCGTTGACGATTGAACAGGGGATGGAAAGGCAGAAGGAGCGCCGCGGGGGCACAACCTCGGCGCCAGCCGACGCGCCGCAGACGCTGCGCTTGTCCGTCGGCGCCATTCGCGAAGAAACGCTCCGGAACAATCTGGACTTGCAAGTGGTTGTTCTGGAACCGCGAATCGCGCGCACAAAGGTCAGCGAGGAGCGGGCGAAGTTCGACGCCACAATCTCTCTGGGCGCGTCGTACAAGAAATCGGATCTTCCGGAGCTTGACGGCCCGACGGTGCAGCTCAAGGAGCAGAAGTCGGCCCTCGATCGAGCGATCGGCGCTTACGAGCTGTCACAGCAATCGGACGGGATGCTCGACAAGGTATTCGGCAAGGCGGCCGAAAAGGCGCTGCTGGATTACCTTGGTGCTCGCGACGGGAATCTAACCAAGGTCACGGAAGTGTCGCAGCGGAAGGAGGACGCCGCCCTGGGCGCGGGGATTTCGGTGCCGCTTCCGACCGGCGGCGTTGCCAGTCTCCGGCAGGCGTTTGACCAGAACAACAAGCTTTCGCCGGTGTTCTCCGACCAGAGCTTGAGTGGCACCAAGCTTACGTTCAGTCAGCCGCTGCTTCGCAACGCCGGGGTGGACGTCAACAACGCGTCCATCCGGATCGCGCGGCTTGGTGAGAAAGCGACGATCGCACAGACGAAACTGGCAGCCATCAAGATTCTGGCGGCCTCCGAGAAGGCGTATTGGCGGGTCTATGCGGCGCGGAGGCAACTCGAGGTGCGCGAGCGATTGGCCGAGCTGGCTCTTCAGCAGCTCGAGCTGGTGGAGCGGCGGGCGACCGAAGGGCTGTCGGCGCCCATTGAAATTGTCCGCGCGGAAGTGGGCGTCGCGAAGCAACAGGAAAACCTCATCGTCGCCCAGACGATTGACCGCCTTGTCCAGCGCGATCTGAAGCGCATCGTGAACATCGAGAACGTCGAAGTAAACTCGGATACGCGAATCATCCCCGAGACGGATCCCGAGCTTGTGCAATATTTTTTGGATGCGAACGTGCTCGCGGACGAAGCGGTTGTAAATCGCATGGAGATGCTCGAACTGGAGCTGGAGCTTGCGGCCGACAAGGTGCGCATCGATTTCGCCCGCAATCAGGTTCTGCCGCTGATTACCCTGGATTTCGAATACGGCCTGGCGGCGCGAGGCGGGTCGCTGGGCACGGCGTGGGAGAACACGTGGGGCTACGACACGGGCACGTACGGCATGGGGATTCGCGGGGAAATCCCCGTGACGAATGAGGCCCGTGAAGCGCAATTGCGTCGGGCCAAGTTGCAGCGCACGAAGCGATTATCAACGCGCGCCGCGCGGGAGCTTTCCATCCGGCAGGAAGTCTGTGATGCCGTGGATGTGTTGAACCAGAACTGGCAGCGCATCCTTGCGACGCGCCGAACCGTCATCGCGTCGGACGCCAACTACATTGCCGAACAGAAGCAGTTCGAGCAGGGAAAGCGGACCATGCGCGAGGTGTTTGAAGCGCTCGGAGAACTGGGGGAGGCGCAGCTTCGCGAGATCGCAGCGGTCGTTGAGTACCAGGTTTCCCTGATTGATCTGGCGTTTGCGACGGGAACGTTGCTCGGATACTCGGACGTCGACGTCGGTGGGATCGACTACGCGCAAGCCGCTCCGTGA
- the hlyD gene encoding Hemolysin secretion protein D, chromosomal — protein sequence MDGVHMLEGTKPLARQFAVMAMVSQPHWLGRMAWSIVIIFVLTPFAMLLVPWQQNIKGMGRVLAFAPLEREQSIKAPLGGRVVRWRVQEGSYVSADDPLVEISDIDPQLIGRLQQERSAMQGKYEASVEKARSYEQQVTNLTATRDLAVTAASHRMEMAREKVKSANATLEASRAALKAADAQLQRHTSLQADGLVSRRDFEVAERDFQLARTAVDSAEASLKAAQNEQRAMEAELERIRAESDSKIDSARATMNEAEGQVQEALASLAKLDVSISRQQSQLVRAPREGFVFRLHASQDGEIVKAGDSLMVLVPKTDQQSVELWIDGNDAPLVRPGSPVRLQFEGWPAVQFVGWPSVAVGTFGGRVALIDSTDNGQGQFRVLVVPDETEPDWPDSRYLRQGVRAKGWVLLNRVRMGYEVWRQLNGFPPVISMNEPKDEGRKAEGPK from the coding sequence ATGGATGGCGTTCACATGCTGGAAGGTACGAAGCCGCTCGCGAGGCAATTCGCGGTGATGGCAATGGTCTCCCAACCGCATTGGCTGGGGCGCATGGCATGGTCCATTGTGATCATCTTCGTGCTGACTCCGTTTGCCATGCTTCTGGTCCCTTGGCAGCAGAACATCAAGGGGATGGGGCGCGTACTCGCTTTCGCTCCGCTGGAGCGCGAGCAGTCCATCAAAGCGCCACTGGGCGGGCGCGTTGTGCGCTGGCGCGTTCAGGAAGGCTCGTATGTTTCCGCCGATGACCCACTCGTGGAGATTTCAGATATCGACCCGCAACTCATAGGCCGGCTTCAGCAGGAGCGGTCGGCCATGCAAGGCAAGTACGAGGCCTCTGTGGAAAAGGCTCGATCCTATGAGCAGCAGGTGACCAATCTGACTGCGACGCGCGACCTTGCCGTGACAGCGGCCTCCCACCGGATGGAAATGGCTCGTGAAAAAGTCAAATCGGCCAACGCAACACTGGAGGCATCGCGGGCCGCACTGAAAGCGGCCGACGCACAGTTGCAACGTCACACGTCGCTTCAGGCCGACGGTCTCGTCTCGCGGCGTGACTTCGAGGTGGCCGAGCGCGATTTTCAGCTGGCGCGCACGGCCGTCGATAGCGCCGAAGCCTCGCTCAAGGCGGCACAGAACGAGCAACGCGCGATGGAAGCCGAACTGGAGCGCATACGAGCCGAATCGGACTCCAAGATCGATTCGGCTCGGGCGACGATGAACGAAGCAGAAGGCCAAGTGCAGGAGGCGTTGGCGAGCTTGGCCAAGCTGGACGTTTCGATTTCCCGGCAACAGTCCCAGTTGGTCCGCGCGCCGCGCGAGGGATTCGTCTTTCGGCTGCACGCCAGTCAGGACGGCGAAATCGTCAAGGCAGGCGATTCGCTGATGGTGCTTGTGCCCAAGACCGATCAGCAATCCGTAGAGTTGTGGATCGACGGCAACGATGCGCCGCTGGTGCGACCCGGGTCGCCGGTGCGTCTCCAATTTGAAGGCTGGCCCGCCGTTCAGTTTGTCGGGTGGCCTTCGGTTGCGGTCGGCACGTTTGGGGGGCGAGTCGCGCTGATCGATTCCACGGACAACGGGCAGGGCCAGTTTCGAGTGCTCGTTGTGCCGGATGAAACGGAGCCAGACTGGCCCGACAGCCGTTACCTTCGGCAAGGGGTGCGGGCCAAGGGCTGGGTTCTGCTGAATCGGGTTCGCATGGGCTACGAAGTCTGGCGGCAGCTCAACGGGTTTCCGCCGGTCATCTCGATGAATGAACCCAAGGACGAGGGCCGCAAGGCGGAAGGACCGAAATGA